A single region of the Lotus japonicus ecotype B-129 chromosome 4, LjGifu_v1.2 genome encodes:
- the LOC130711898 gene encoding NADP-dependent glyceraldehyde-3-phosphate dehydrogenase, whose protein sequence is MAGNGLFAEILDGEVFKYYADGEWKKSTSGKSVSIINPTTRKTQYKVQACSQEEVNKVMDSAKSAQKSWAKTPLWKRAELLHKAAAILKEHKDPIAECLVKEIAKPAKDAVTEVVRSGDLISYTAEEGVRILGEGKFLVSDSFPGNERTKYCLTSKIPLGVVLAIPPFNYPVNLAVSKIGPALIAGNSIVLKPPTQGAVSALHMVHCFHLAGFPKGLISCVTGKGSEIGDFLTMHPGVNCISFTGGDTGVAISKKAGMIPLQMELGGKDACIVLEDADLDLVAANIIKGGFSYSGQRCTAVKVVLVMESVADALVEKVKAKVAKLTVGPPENNCDITPVVTESSANFIEGLVNDAKEKGATFCQEYKREGNLIWPLLLDNVRPDMRIAWEEPFGPVLPVIRINSVEEGIHHCNASNFGLQGCVFTKDINKAMMISDAMETGTVQINSAPARGPDHFPFQGIKDSGIGSQGITNSINMMTKVKTTVINLPSPSYSMG, encoded by the exons ATGGCTGGGAATGGATTGTTTGCAGAGATTTTAGATGGAGAAGTGTTCAAGTACTATGCTGATGGAGAATGGAAGAAATCCACTTCTGGAAAAAGTGTTTCCATCATCAACCCCACTACCAGAAAGACTCAATACAAAGTTCAAG CATGTTCACAAGAGGAGGTTAATAAGGTCATGGATTCAGCAAAATCTGCACAGAAGTCATGGGCCAAGACCCCGCTCTGGAAGCGGGCTGAGCTTCTTCACAAGGCTGCTGCAATCCTCAAAGAGCACAAAGATCCAATTGCAGAGTGCTTGGTGAAAGAAATAGCAAAGCCAGCCAAAGATGCAGTTACAGAG GTTGTAAGATCTGGAGATTTGATTTCTTACACTGCTGAAGAAGGGGTAAGGATTCTGGGAGAGGGAAAGTTCTTGGTGTCGGATAGCTTTCCTGGAAATGAAAGGACGAAATATTGTCTCACATCCAAG ATTCCATTGGGTGTAGTTTTAGCCATTCCACCTTTTAACTATCCTGTCAATCTCGCTGTCTCTAAAATCGGTCCTGCGCTGATTGCTGGAAATTCCATTGTTCTCAAGCCTCCAACTCAG GGAGCTGTTTCTGCTCTGCATATGGTTCATTGCTTTCACTTGGCTGGTTTTCCCAAAGGCCTAATCAGCTGTGTTACTGGTAAAGGCTCAGAAATTGGTGACTTTCTTACTATGCATCCTGGAGTGAACTGTATAAG CTTCACCGGTGGAGATACCGGCGTCGCAATTTCAAAAAAGGCAGGCATGATCCCCCTGCAAATGGAGTTGGGAGGAAAAGATGCATGCATTGTTCTTGAGGATGCTGACCTGGATTTGGTTGCTGCTAACATTATAAAGGGTGGTTTTTCATACAG TGGTCAGAGATGCACTGCTGTTAAGGTTGTCCTGGTAATGGAATCTGTTGCTGatgctttggttgagaaagtgAAGGCCAAGGTGGCAAAACTAACTGTTGGACCCCCAGAGAATAACTGTGATATCACCCCAGTTGTGACTGAATCATCAGCCAACTTCATCGAAGGCCTGGTCAATGATGCAAAAGAGAAAGGAGCAACATTCTGCCAGGAATACAAAAGAGAAGGAAATCTTATTTGGCCTTTGCTGCTGGATAATGTTAGGCCAGACATGAGAATTGCATGGGAAGAGCCATTTGGACCTGTTTTGCCAGTGATTAGGATCAACTCTGTTGAAGAAGGGATCCACCATTGTAATGCTAGCAACTTTGGACTTCAG GGATGTGTGTTCACAAAGGATATCAACAAAGCAATGATGATCAGTGATGCAATGGAAACAGGAACAGTTCAGATAAATTCTGCCCCGGCTCGCGGGCCAGATCATTTTCCCTTTCAG GGTATAAAGGACAGTGGGATTGGATCCCAAGGGATTACAAACAGCATAAACATGATGACGAAGGTCAAAACTACTGTGATCAACTTACCTAGCCCTTCTTATTCCATGGGTTAG
- the LOC130713172 gene encoding uncharacterized protein LOC130713172: MKLTVNMILQNATSTSSPAEIKEFADWLLQVGDGTVKTIDEEETLIEIHPNLLIEQCKEPLLELVNFAYPKLAHNLQNNSFFQERAILAPTLESVEEINNFMLAMIPGDETEYLSYDTLCKSDEDSGVNAEWFTSEFLNDFKCSEIPNHAIKLKVGVPIMLIRNIDQAAGLCNDTRMIVI, from the exons atgaaGTTGACTGTTAATATGATATTGCAAAATGCTACATCGACTTCTTCACCAGCAGAAATAAAAGAATTTGCAGattggttgcttcaagtgggagaTGGTACAGTTAAAACGATTGATGAGGAAGAAACACTTATTGAGATTCATCCAAATCTTCTTATTGAACAGTGTAAGGAACCGTTGCTTGAATTAGTTAATTTTGCATATCCGAAACTTGCGCATAATTTGcaaaataattcattctttcaaGAAAGAGCGATTcttgcaccaacacttgaaagtgtagaggaaatcaacaactttatgttagcAATGATTCCTGGTGATGAAACAGAATATTTGAGTTATGATACTCTGTGCAAGTCAGACGAAGATTCGGGTGTCAATGCAGAATGGTTTACAtctgaattcttaaatgatttcaaatGCTCTGAAATTCCAAACCATGCAATTAAACTGAAagttggtgtccctatcatgctCATTCGAAACATAGACCAAGCTGCAGGGCTGTGTAATGACACTCGAATGATA GTTATATAA
- the LOC130715611 gene encoding cytochrome c oxidase subunit 6B-like protein new16 isoform X2: MALEAYAAGNHDKINADVLSKAREACYKARDAFYACLDKESDKKPTEIASVGLIYPAECKRSRDEFVKQCRSSWVKHFDRQYCQNKRVQRLLDDKGSRRGV; this comes from the exons ATGGCGCTGGAAGCTTACGCTGCAGGAAACCACGACAAAATCAACGCTGATGTCCTCTCCAAAGCTAGGGAAGCTTGCTACAAG GCTCGTGATGCTTTCTACGCGTGTCTGGATAAGGAATCTGACAAGAAACCCACAGAGATTGCATCAGTGGGCTTGATTTACCCTGCAGAATGCAAACGATCGAGGGATGAGTTCGTTAAACAATGCCGATCTTCATGG GTGAAGCATTTCGATAGGCAATACTGCCAGAACAAGAGGGTTCAGAGGCTTTTGGATGACAAAGGTTCAAGGAGAG GGGTATAG
- the LOC130715611 gene encoding cytochrome c oxidase subunit 6B-like protein new16 isoform X1 → MALEAYAAGNHDKINADVLSKAREACYKARDAFYACLDKESDKKPTEIASVGLIYPAECKRSRDEFVKQCRSSWVKHFDRQYCQNKRVQRLLDDKGSRRGPLSLPQSTFKPTA, encoded by the exons ATGGCGCTGGAAGCTTACGCTGCAGGAAACCACGACAAAATCAACGCTGATGTCCTCTCCAAAGCTAGGGAAGCTTGCTACAAG GCTCGTGATGCTTTCTACGCGTGTCTGGATAAGGAATCTGACAAGAAACCCACAGAGATTGCATCAGTGGGCTTGATTTACCCTGCAGAATGCAAACGATCGAGGGATGAGTTCGTTAAACAATGCCGATCTTCATGG GTGAAGCATTTCGATAGGCAATACTGCCAGAACAAGAGGGTTCAGAGGCTTTTGGATGACAAAGGTTCAAGGAGAGGTCCGTTGTCGCTCCCACAGTCTACTTTCAAACCCACTGCTTAA
- the LOC130715028 gene encoding bHLH transcription factor RHL1-like, which yields MQPPPEMQQDLNSLFDSPQIQINHHDLNNFQPTPHDDFLKQMLSTTNPWSLDAADGNVAAAFPYDAEHANLASKFRNHQISDKALMLLMSTAADSGLLHMPPSLGGAGGFESTPNDGFNGFTGSIQEQSNQTHHFQHPQGQSFGATPNQAPAAGNPGPPKQRVRARRGQATDPHSIAERLRRERIAERMKALQELVPNANKTDKASMLDEIIDYVKFLQVQVKVLSMSRLGGASAVAPLVADMSSEAGGGDCNGTRSHPRNSQKMTASSSNDSLTVTEQQVAKLMDEDMGSAMQYLQGKGLCLMPISLATAVSAATCHARNPLMNAGHNINNNPSPVIGSNGDNGPSSPGMSANSIVKDAASVG from the exons ATGCAGCCGCCACCAGAAATGCAGCAAGACCTTAACTCCCTCTTCGACTCTCCTCAGATCCAAATCAATCATCATGATCTCAACAACTTTCAACCCACTCCTCACGACGATTTCCTCAAGCAAATGCTCTCCACCACCAATCCCTGGTCCCTCGACGCCGCCGACGGTAATGTGGCGGCTGCTTTCCCCTACGACGCTGAACACGCTAACCTCGCCTCCAAGTTCCGTAACCACCAGATCAGTGACAAAGCCCTCATGCTCCTCATGTCAACCGCTGCTGATTCTGGACTCCTCCACATGCCGCCGTCGCTGGGCGGCGCAGGAGGATTTGAGTCCACCCCGAACGACGGCTTCAACGGCTTCACTGGATCGATTCAGGAACAGTCCAACCAGACTCACCATTTTCAACATCCtcag GGGCAGAGTTTTGGAGCTACGCCGAACCAGGCTCCGGCGGCTGGGAACCCGGGTCCGCCGAAGCAGAGGGTGAGGGCTAGGAGAGGTCAAGCTACCGACCCGCACAGCATCGCAGAGAGG TTACGGAGGGAAAGGATCGCAGAGAGGATGAAGGCTTTGCAGGAACTGGTTCCCAATGCCAACAAG ACAGACAAGGCCTCCATGTTGGATGAGATCATCGATTATGTGAAGTTCCTACAAGTCCAAGTCAAG GTATTGAGCATGAGCAGATTGGGCGGAGCATCGGCCGTCGCTCCACTTGTCGCTGATATGTCCTCCGAG GCAGGAGGAGGCGACTGTAACGGCACTAGGTCCCACCCCCGGAACTCCCAGAAGATGACAGCTTCATCCTCCAACGACAGCCTCACCGTGACGGAGCAGCAGGTGGCCAAGCTCATGGACGAAGACATGGGCTCCGCCATGCAGTACCTCCAGGGAAAAGGTCTCTGCCTCATGCCTATTTCCCTCGCCACCGCAGTCTCCGCCGCCACGTGTCACGCCAGGAACCCTTTGATGAACGCGGGCcacaacatcaacaacaacccTAGCCCGGTAATTGGATCCAACGGTGATAATGGGCCCTCTTCTCCCGGCATGTCCGCGAACAGCATTGTCAAAGATGCAGCGTCCGTTGGTTGa